The Thermostichus vulcanus str. 'Rupite' genome has a segment encoding these proteins:
- a CDS encoding acyl-CoA desaturase: MSVSLPSKSSSHPDSLTQPDPPDSLRFAWEHVLFFAIFHGVALVGGILLFSWSALGVALFLHWCFGSLGICLGYHRLLSHRSFQVPKWLEYVFAILGALAIQGGPIFWVGGHRQHHAFTEDEQKDPYSARKGFWWSHMLWLIYHREEFFNPEKYSAYAPDLVRDPFYRWLDKYALLLQFPLAVVLYLMGGWSFVVYGIFVRTVLLLHCTWLINSASHFWGYRTFDSDDNARNLWWAAILTYGEGWHNNHHADPKCVKAGLRWWEIDMTYWAIWVLARLGLARKLHLPNSTAATR, from the coding sequence ATGTCTGTTTCCCTCCCTTCCAAATCCTCTAGTCATCCAGATTCCCTGACTCAGCCCGATCCGCCAGACTCGCTTCGCTTTGCCTGGGAACATGTGCTCTTCTTTGCCATCTTTCATGGGGTGGCTCTGGTGGGAGGGATTCTCCTATTCTCCTGGTCGGCGTTGGGGGTAGCCTTATTTCTACACTGGTGCTTCGGTAGCCTGGGCATTTGTCTGGGGTATCACCGCCTGTTGAGCCATCGCAGCTTCCAGGTGCCCAAGTGGCTGGAGTATGTGTTTGCCATTTTGGGTGCTCTGGCCATTCAAGGGGGGCCAATCTTCTGGGTGGGGGGCCATCGCCAGCATCATGCCTTCACCGAGGATGAGCAAAAGGATCCCTACTCGGCTCGCAAAGGGTTTTGGTGGAGCCATATGCTCTGGCTGATTTACCACCGTGAGGAGTTCTTTAATCCAGAAAAATATTCTGCTTATGCCCCGGATTTGGTTCGGGATCCCTTTTACCGTTGGTTGGATAAGTACGCCCTGCTTTTGCAATTCCCTCTGGCTGTGGTGCTGTACCTGATGGGGGGGTGGTCGTTTGTGGTGTACGGAATCTTTGTCCGAACGGTACTGCTACTCCACTGCACCTGGTTGATCAACTCCGCCAGCCATTTCTGGGGATACCGCACTTTTGACAGCGACGACAATGCCCGTAACCTATGGTGGGCGGCAATTCTCACCTACGGCGAAGGCTGGCACAACAACCATCATGCCGATCCGAAATGCGTGAAGGCGGGCTTGCGCTGGTGGGAAATTGATATGACCTACTGGGCCATCTGGGTTTTGGCGAGGCTCGGCTTGGCGCGTAAATTGCATCTACCCAACTCCACGGCAGCGACCCGCTAG
- a CDS encoding TetR/AcrR family transcriptional regulator — translation MPHSSTRQRLLKAARDLFVRQGITQTTTRQIADLAGVNEVTLFRHFGTKQGLLLAVFGELGVFSGIADLPLQNQPSGNIEGSQLQSILLNYVYNCFRALADNPELVRSLVGEAGSYSPAHRRALREGFLKAQEQLRDYLYGFFPPNPEASKPDWVGRAAGVLHLMILGAAVLEVTAQLPTSSAKPDPNSTLSPEKGIPPLLQACVEVWMAGMTGMK, via the coding sequence ATGCCCCATTCCTCCACTCGACAACGGCTGCTCAAGGCGGCCCGGGATCTGTTCGTCCGTCAAGGTATCACCCAGACCACCACCCGTCAGATTGCAGATTTGGCTGGAGTGAATGAGGTAACTCTATTTCGGCATTTTGGCACCAAGCAGGGACTGCTGTTGGCGGTGTTTGGAGAACTGGGCGTGTTTTCAGGCATTGCCGATTTGCCCCTGCAAAATCAACCCAGCGGAAACATCGAGGGATCCCAGCTCCAGTCGATTTTACTCAACTATGTTTACAACTGCTTTCGCGCCTTGGCGGATAACCCGGAATTGGTGCGATCCCTAGTGGGAGAAGCAGGATCCTATTCTCCGGCCCATCGGCGGGCTTTGCGAGAAGGTTTTCTAAAGGCCCAGGAGCAACTGCGCGATTATTTGTATGGGTTCTTTCCACCAAACCCGGAGGCTTCTAAGCCAGATTGGGTGGGTCGAGCCGCAGGGGTTTTGCATCTGATGATTTTGGGGGCAGCCGTGTTGGAAGTGACAGCCCAATTGCCCACCAGCTCAGCAAAACCGGATCCCAATTCAACCCTATCTCCAGAAAAGGGGATCCCACCGCTGCTGCAAGCCTGTGTGGAAGTATGGATGGCGGGTATGACGGGTATGAAGTGA